In Aureibaculum algae, the following are encoded in one genomic region:
- a CDS encoding methylmalonyl-CoA mutase family protein, whose protein sequence is MNDTNKKLFSDFKPATKQEWLEKVNIDLKGADFNRKLVWKNLSKINFQPLYLAEDKIEFLNNTGKNSQSLINYRKIVVDSAEKANQLALKAVEEGMTGLLFEISENVSVSTLLEGINFKETVVSFNLKSNTLNSAKDFIAYVKKIDISPSDVKGYFNTALISDYVTSGELYLTQFAINAELIKITADFPNYKAVTISANEYLNSGANQVQEVAYTLSSLVFIIENLLEKGMEVQAIFDNLNFRFAIGAEYFIEIGKFRAFNHLLSEIANKYGVTKFSSTLVAKTSIWNKSVTDAHTNLLRATTEAMSAILGNVDGVVIDAYDKEFNNPSDFSSRIAGNISTILKEESYFGKVSNPVDGSYYIEEVSTKIAEKALELFLAIETNGGYYESFESELIQQQIAEIRQEKIKLLNQRRLILVGVNKYPNLMETVSADILGGTDEEVSCKILKPRRASLEIEAIRKVTEELVKQTNKRPIVELSSFGNLTMRKARAAFAYDFIGVSGFDVRQEKSYKDALEAAEESAKSDSNVVVICSSDQDYDESALNFVKAFRALNTDKVLLLAGNPTNIIDELTESGLDGCIHMKTDIISTISNVQNKIQKTIKSIKA, encoded by the coding sequence ATGAACGATACAAATAAAAAGCTTTTTTCAGACTTTAAGCCTGCTACAAAACAGGAGTGGTTGGAGAAAGTAAATATAGATTTAAAAGGAGCTGATTTTAATAGAAAGCTTGTTTGGAAAAATTTAAGTAAAATAAATTTCCAGCCTTTATATCTTGCAGAAGATAAAATAGAATTTTTAAACAATACGGGTAAAAATTCACAATCATTAATAAATTATAGAAAAATTGTTGTTGATTCTGCTGAGAAGGCTAACCAATTGGCTTTAAAAGCAGTTGAAGAAGGAATGACGGGGTTGCTTTTTGAAATAAGTGAAAATGTTTCTGTCAGTACCCTTTTAGAAGGGATTAATTTTAAAGAAACAGTAGTTTCATTTAATTTAAAATCGAATACATTAAATTCTGCTAAAGACTTTATTGCCTACGTAAAAAAAATAGATATTTCTCCAAGTGATGTGAAAGGTTATTTTAATACGGCTTTAATTTCAGATTATGTTACTAGTGGTGAATTGTATTTAACGCAGTTTGCAATCAATGCCGAATTAATAAAAATTACAGCGGATTTTCCAAACTATAAAGCAGTAACTATTTCTGCCAATGAATATTTAAATTCTGGAGCAAATCAAGTTCAAGAGGTAGCATACACTTTAAGTTCCTTAGTTTTCATTATTGAAAATCTGTTGGAAAAAGGAATGGAGGTACAAGCAATTTTTGATAATCTTAATTTCCGTTTTGCAATTGGGGCTGAATATTTTATAGAGATAGGAAAGTTTAGAGCTTTTAACCATCTATTGAGCGAAATTGCTAATAAATACGGTGTTACTAAATTTTCAAGCACGTTGGTTGCTAAAACATCTATTTGGAATAAGTCAGTTACCGATGCTCATACCAATTTGTTGCGAGCAACAACTGAAGCCATGTCAGCAATATTAGGTAATGTAGATGGTGTTGTCATTGATGCATACGATAAAGAATTTAATAATCCTTCAGATTTTTCTAGCAGAATTGCTGGTAATATTTCAACAATTTTAAAAGAAGAATCTTATTTTGGAAAGGTTTCAAACCCGGTAGATGGTTCTTATTATATAGAAGAAGTAAGTACCAAAATTGCTGAAAAAGCCTTAGAGCTTTTCTTAGCAATTGAGACTAATGGTGGTTATTATGAATCATTTGAAAGCGAATTAATTCAACAACAAATTGCTGAAATTCGTCAAGAAAAAATAAAACTACTCAATCAAAGAAGACTTATTCTTGTTGGTGTTAACAAATATCCAAACTTAATGGAAACTGTGAGTGCTGATATTTTAGGCGGTACTGATGAAGAGGTTTCTTGTAAGATTTTAAAACCTAGAAGAGCTTCTTTAGAAATTGAAGCGATTAGAAAAGTAACTGAAGAATTAGTTAAACAAACGAATAAACGACCAATTGTTGAGCTTTCAAGTTTTGGTAATTTAACAATGCGTAAGGCTAGAGCCGCTTTTGCTTATGATTTCATTGGGGTAAGTGGATTTGATGTAAGACAAGAAAAAAGTTATAAAGACGCATTAGAGGCAGCAGAAGAAAGTGCAAAATCTGATTCAAATGTTGTTGTTATTTGTAGTTCAGATCAAGATTATGATGAAAGTGCCCTTAATTTTGTTAAGGCATTCAGAGCATTAAATACTGATAAAGTACTCTTATTAGCGGGTAATCCTACAAATATAATCGATGAATTAACTGAATCTGGACTAGACGGATGTATCCATATGAAAACGGATATTATTTCTACTATTTCTAATGTTCAAAATAAAATTCAGAAAACAATTAAATCCATAAAAGCATGA
- the mce gene encoding methylmalonyl-CoA epimerase has product MNISHIEHIGIAVDNLEESIKYYEGVLGMKCYSIEEVIDQKVKTAFFLVGNTKIELLESTSPDGPIGKFIEKKGQGIHHIAFAVDDATKALQTAEERGVRLIDKVSRKGAEGLNIGFLHPKSTLGVLTELCSKQ; this is encoded by the coding sequence ATGAATATTTCGCACATCGAACATATCGGCATAGCGGTCGATAACTTAGAAGAATCAATTAAATATTATGAAGGAGTTTTAGGCATGAAATGCTATAGCATTGAAGAAGTAATTGATCAGAAAGTGAAAACAGCGTTTTTTTTAGTAGGTAATACAAAAATAGAATTACTTGAAAGCACATCGCCTGATGGTCCAATTGGTAAATTTATAGAGAAAAAAGGTCAAGGTATACACCACATTGCTTTTGCTGTTGATGATGCTACAAAAGCACTTCAAACTGCTGAAGAAAGAGGTGTAAGGTTAATTGATAAAGTGTCTCGTAAAGGAGCAGAAGGTTTAAATATCGGCTTTTTACATCCAAAATCAACACTTGGAGTGCTAACAGAACTTTGTTCAAAACAATAA
- a CDS encoding acyl-CoA carboxylase subunit beta, whose amino-acid sequence MANQDKINELIEKRAKAKLGGGEKRIDSQHAKGKLTARERIDILLDDDSFEEFDMFVTHRTKSFGLDKQIYLSDGVVTGHGTIDGRIVYIFAQDFTVFGGSLSETYALKICKVMDMAMKIGVPVIGLNDSGGARIQEGVRSLAGYAEIFQRNIMASGVIPQISSILGPCAGGAVYSPALTDFTIMTDQTSYMFVTGPKVVKTVTGEVVTAEQLGGANIHSTKSGVSHFLAESDEENLLLIRKLMSYLPSNNLEDPPSIVTSDPIDRLDDVLNAIIPENPNEPYDIVDVISTITDNGEFTEVHRNYARNIVVGFARFNGHPVGIVANQPKFFAGVLDTEASRKAARFVRFCDAFNIPIVTLVDVPGFLPGTGQEYGGIILHGAKLLFAYGEATVPKITITLRKSYGGAHDVMSCKQLRGDLNYAWPTAEIAVMGAKGAVEVLEGSAIRKIDDADEKQDYIDKKEDEYNAKFANPYVAAKYGFIDDVIEPRNTRFRIIRGLELLANKKVVNPPKKHSNIPL is encoded by the coding sequence ATGGCAAATCAAGATAAAATTAATGAATTAATTGAAAAAAGAGCCAAAGCAAAATTAGGCGGTGGTGAAAAACGAATTGATTCTCAACATGCTAAAGGAAAATTAACAGCACGTGAACGTATCGATATATTATTAGATGATGATAGTTTTGAAGAATTTGATATGTTTGTTACACACCGAACAAAATCTTTTGGATTAGATAAACAAATTTATCTTTCTGATGGTGTTGTAACTGGACACGGTACAATTGATGGTCGTATTGTTTATATTTTTGCTCAAGATTTTACTGTATTTGGAGGTTCGCTTTCAGAAACATACGCTCTTAAAATTTGTAAAGTAATGGATATGGCCATGAAAATTGGTGTACCTGTTATAGGATTAAATGATAGTGGTGGAGCACGTATCCAAGAAGGGGTTAGATCATTAGCTGGATATGCTGAAATTTTCCAAAGAAACATTATGGCATCTGGGGTTATTCCTCAAATTTCTTCAATCTTAGGTCCTTGTGCGGGTGGTGCAGTTTACTCACCAGCATTAACAGATTTTACGATAATGACAGACCAAACTAGTTATATGTTTGTTACTGGCCCAAAAGTAGTTAAAACAGTTACAGGAGAGGTTGTCACTGCTGAGCAATTAGGTGGTGCCAATATCCATTCAACAAAATCTGGAGTTTCTCATTTCCTTGCAGAATCTGATGAGGAGAATCTTCTATTGATTAGAAAATTAATGAGTTACCTTCCTTCAAATAATTTGGAAGATCCACCAAGTATTGTAACTTCTGACCCTATTGATAGATTAGATGATGTGCTAAATGCAATTATTCCTGAAAACCCTAACGAACCTTATGATATAGTTGATGTGATCTCAACCATTACAGATAATGGAGAATTTACAGAAGTTCATAGAAATTATGCTCGTAATATCGTTGTTGGTTTTGCTAGATTTAATGGTCACCCAGTAGGAATTGTAGCTAATCAACCTAAGTTTTTTGCTGGTGTATTAGACACTGAAGCTTCAAGAAAAGCAGCGAGATTTGTACGTTTTTGTGATGCATTTAATATTCCAATTGTAACGCTTGTTGATGTACCAGGTTTCTTACCAGGAACAGGTCAAGAGTATGGTGGAATTATTCTTCATGGTGCAAAATTATTATTTGCTTATGGAGAAGCTACAGTGCCAAAAATCACTATTACCTTACGTAAATCTTACGGTGGAGCACATGATGTAATGAGCTGTAAACAATTAAGAGGCGATCTAAATTATGCATGGCCAACTGCAGAAATTGCGGTAATGGGAGCTAAAGGAGCCGTTGAGGTATTAGAAGGTTCAGCAATCAGAAAGATTGATGATGCTGATGAGAAACAAGACTATATCGATAAAAAAGAAGATGAATACAATGCCAAGTTTGCAAACCCTTATGTGGCTGCTAAATATGGTTTTATCGATGATGTTATTGAACCTAGAAATACACGTTTTAGAATAATTAGAGGATTGGAATTACTTGCCAATAAGAAAGTAGTAAATCCACCTAAAAAACATTCAAACATACCATTATAA
- a CDS encoding acetyl-CoA carboxylase biotin carboxyl carrier protein, with protein sequence MKNFKFKIYDNSYSVKIVSHEDNLINLEVNGTDYVVEMKAEVKKTKTPILVRSAAKTPSAPVKVNPSSSTTKILAPIPGIVVSIDVKVGDVIKVNDRLLVLDAMKMENQIAAEKAGTVTAVLIKPGQQVLQSEVLIELS encoded by the coding sequence ATGAAAAATTTTAAATTTAAAATATACGACAATAGTTACAGTGTAAAAATTGTTTCCCATGAAGATAATCTAATAAATTTAGAGGTAAATGGAACTGATTATGTCGTGGAAATGAAAGCTGAAGTTAAAAAAACAAAGACACCAATATTGGTACGCTCTGCAGCTAAAACTCCTTCAGCTCCTGTAAAAGTGAACCCTAGTTCTTCAACAACTAAAATTTTAGCTCCAATACCTGGTATTGTAGTTTCTATTGATGTTAAAGTTGGTGATGTTATAAAAGTGAATGACAGGTTGCTAGTATTAGATGCCATGAAAATGGAAAATCAAATAGCAGCGGAAAAAGCGGGTACAGTAACTGCTGTTCTTATTAAGCCTGGTCAGCAGGTATTACAGAGTGAAGTATTAATAGAATTATCATAA
- a CDS encoding sodium ion-translocating decarboxylase subunit beta, whose protein sequence is MKKVLIIFGVLSLLIFIRPVLGLNTTTKDTNSQGIEQLENVENESFVSEAFEGIKQFYNYTGFANVTGGHLVMIIIGIVFIYLGIKFDYEPLLLIPIGAGVIIGNIPFVTGNMTGIYESGSVLNFLYFGVVKGIYPPLIFLGIGAMTDFSSLIANPKLMLLGAAAQIGVFATFMGALYLGFKLPEAGAIGIIGGADGPTAIFLSSKLANGVNILADGTTVKNLIGPIAIAAYSYMALVPVIQPPIMRLLISKKDRKIRMKPPRAVSQKEKMIFPVAALILTTFISPSALPLLGMLFFGNLLKESGRTERLADTARTKMIDIVTILLGVTVGASTQADIFITSDSLLIFGLGALSFVIATMGGLFFAKLMNLFLKGDNKINPLIGAAGVSAVPDSARVVHAEALKSDPHNYLLMHAMAPNVAGVIGSAIAAGILLSFLS, encoded by the coding sequence ATGAAGAAAGTATTAATAATATTCGGAGTGTTGTCACTTCTCATCTTTATCAGACCGGTTTTAGGTTTGAATACAACAACTAAAGACACTAATTCACAAGGTATCGAACAGCTTGAAAATGTCGAAAACGAAAGTTTTGTGAGTGAAGCGTTTGAAGGTATAAAACAATTTTATAATTATACAGGTTTTGCAAATGTCACAGGTGGACATTTAGTCATGATAATTATTGGTATTGTATTTATTTATTTAGGAATAAAATTTGATTACGAACCATTACTTTTAATACCTATCGGTGCTGGTGTAATTATAGGTAATATTCCTTTTGTAACAGGTAATATGACAGGTATCTATGAAAGTGGATCTGTGTTGAACTTTTTATATTTTGGAGTTGTAAAAGGTATTTATCCACCCTTGATATTTTTAGGGATTGGTGCCATGACAGATTTCTCATCTCTAATAGCAAATCCAAAATTAATGTTGTTGGGAGCAGCAGCACAAATTGGGGTTTTTGCAACATTTATGGGAGCTCTTTACTTAGGTTTTAAATTACCTGAAGCAGGTGCAATTGGAATCATTGGTGGAGCCGATGGCCCTACTGCAATTTTCCTTTCCTCTAAATTAGCCAATGGTGTTAATATTTTAGCAGATGGTACAACGGTTAAAAATTTAATTGGCCCAATAGCAATTGCAGCTTATTCTTATATGGCTTTAGTACCTGTAATTCAACCTCCTATTATGAGATTGTTAATCTCTAAAAAAGATAGAAAAATTAGAATGAAACCACCAAGAGCGGTTTCTCAAAAGGAAAAAATGATCTTTCCAGTAGCAGCTTTAATATTAACTACTTTTATTTCTCCTAGTGCGTTACCATTATTAGGTATGCTTTTCTTTGGTAATTTATTGAAAGAATCTGGTAGAACTGAAAGATTAGCAGATACTGCAAGAACTAAAATGATTGATATTGTAACTATTTTATTAGGAGTTACGGTAGGAGCATCTACTCAGGCAGATATTTTTATCACAAGTGATTCCTTATTAATTTTCGGATTAGGTGCGTTATCATTTGTAATTGCAACTATGGGTGGTTTATTTTTTGCTAAATTGATGAACCTTTTCCTAAAAGGTGACAATAAAATAAATCCATTAATTGGAGCTGCAGGTGTTTCTGCTGTACCAGATAGTGCAAGGGTAGTACATGCGGAAGCTTTAAAATCAGATCCTCATAATTACTTATTGATGCACGCTATGGCACCAAATGTTGCCGGTGTAATTGGTTCTGCAATTGCTGCGGGTATCTTATTAAGTTTTTTATCATAA
- a CDS encoding OadG family protein: MINLPLQIDTISEGYIILATGLFIVFSSLILLTVFFKLGVPALLNAYKALKSLGKKEEKKETSVVIKSEKDFTGETAAAIATALHMYFNEQHDNENAILTIKQARKLYSPWSSKIYGTHQKL; the protein is encoded by the coding sequence ATGATAAATCTACCATTACAAATAGATACAATAAGCGAAGGATACATTATCCTAGCAACAGGCTTATTTATAGTTTTTAGTTCATTGATTTTGTTAACTGTGTTTTTTAAATTAGGAGTACCTGCATTACTCAATGCATATAAAGCATTGAAAAGTTTAGGTAAAAAGGAAGAAAAAAAAGAAACATCAGTTGTCATTAAAAGTGAAAAAGATTTTACAGGTGAAACTGCTGCTGCAATTGCAACGGCATTGCACATGTACTTTAATGAGCAGCACGATAATGAGAATGCAATATTAACCATTAAACAAGCTAGAAAATTATACTCACCATGGAGTTCTAAAATATATGGTACCCACCAGAAATTATAA
- a CDS encoding acetyl-CoA hydrolase/transferase family protein, whose product MNIPNKMSAAEAVKHIKSGDRVLIQGGSATPQELIKAMVARAPELRNVELVHLHTEGECGYVAPELSESFHTNAFFIGGNVRKMVGKTVDYIPIFLSDIPSLFREGYMDLDVVMVNVSPPDKHGFCSLGVSVDIVIAAIEKTKKVIAQINPRMPRTFGDALVHIKNFDACVEIVEELHEMNLVTPSEAEIQIGKNVAGIIEDGATLQMGIGAIPNAVLSFLTNHKNLGVHTEMFAEGIIDLVEKGVVNGSQKKVNPFKIVSGFAMGTRRLYDFMDDNPEIEMKDIAYVNDTAIIRQNPRATAINSAIEIDFTGQVCADSIGTRMFSGVGGQMDFMRGSALSEGGKPIIAITSETLKGVSKIVPMLKYGAGVVTTRAHARYVATEYGVAFLFGKTLKQRAQALRDIAHPNHREELDKAIFERFGSSLMIK is encoded by the coding sequence ATGAACATACCAAATAAAATGTCAGCGGCAGAAGCTGTAAAGCATATAAAGTCGGGAGATAGAGTATTAATTCAAGGAGGTTCTGCTACACCGCAAGAATTGATTAAGGCAATGGTTGCCAGAGCACCTGAATTGAGAAATGTAGAATTAGTACATTTACATACAGAAGGTGAATGTGGCTATGTGGCTCCAGAATTGAGTGAAAGTTTCCATACGAATGCCTTTTTTATTGGTGGAAATGTTAGAAAAATGGTGGGTAAAACCGTAGACTATATTCCAATTTTTTTAAGTGATATACCAAGTTTATTTCGCGAAGGTTATATGGACTTAGATGTGGTAATGGTAAATGTTTCACCGCCAGACAAACATGGGTTTTGTTCATTAGGAGTTTCTGTAGATATTGTAATTGCTGCTATTGAAAAAACTAAAAAAGTTATTGCACAAATAAACCCACGTATGCCACGTACTTTTGGCGACGCTTTGGTGCACATAAAAAACTTTGATGCTTGTGTAGAAATAGTTGAAGAACTTCATGAAATGAATTTAGTCACTCCTTCGGAAGCAGAAATACAAATTGGAAAAAATGTGGCTGGTATTATTGAAGATGGAGCCACCCTTCAAATGGGTATTGGTGCTATTCCTAATGCAGTTTTAAGCTTTTTAACCAATCATAAAAATTTAGGTGTACATACTGAAATGTTTGCTGAAGGTATTATTGATTTAGTAGAAAAAGGTGTTGTAAACGGTTCTCAGAAAAAAGTAAATCCATTTAAAATTGTTTCTGGATTTGCAATGGGAACACGCAGGTTGTATGATTTTATGGATGATAATCCTGAAATAGAAATGAAAGATATTGCTTATGTAAATGACACCGCAATTATCCGTCAAAACCCAAGAGCAACAGCCATTAACTCTGCTATTGAAATAGATTTTACAGGTCAAGTTTGTGCTGATTCAATTGGTACAAGAATGTTCTCTGGTGTTGGTGGGCAAATGGACTTTATGCGAGGATCTGCATTGTCTGAAGGTGGTAAGCCAATTATTGCTATTACATCTGAAACTTTAAAAGGGGTTTCTAAGATTGTACCTATGTTAAAATATGGTGCTGGTGTAGTTACAACTAGAGCTCATGCGAGATATGTAGCTACGGAATATGGTGTTGCATTTTTGTTTGGAAAAACATTAAAACAACGTGCACAAGCCTTACGTGATATTGCACATCCTAATCATAGAGAAGAATTAGATAAAGCTATTTTTGAGAGATTCGGAAGTAGTTTAATGATAAAATAA